TATTCTGGTTTTTCTATAAAACCAGTAATAAGTCTATCACGATTAAAGCTTAAAACTCCAAAATCAATCTTTGAGAATCTTTTATTTGTAGCTATCGTAGCTTTTGCTCTTCTTTTTCTGTGAAACCCTATTAGTTTATTAAAATCTATATCCGTAAGTATATCTCCATTCATTACAATAAAGGTTTCATTTAAATCTTCTATAAACGCCAATGGTCCAATTGTACTTAGTGGCTTTTCTTCATAAATAAAATCTATAGGTATTCCAAATCTTGAGCCATTACCAACATAAGCCTCAATAAGATTCCCAAGATACCCTAATGTTATAGTTATTCTATCGAAACCTGCCTTCTTCAACTTCAAAATTACAAATTCTAATATTGCTATATCTCCAATTGGCATAAGCGGTTTGGGAATTACAGTTGTATATGGTTTAAGTCTCTCGCCTCTCCCTCCAGCCATTATTATTGCTCTCATGAGTTCACCTCTTTATATATTATAAATATCCGTCTTATAGTACTTCATGTTCTCTATACACTTCTAAAATATTTGTAGTTCCTTATTCCTTATAAACATTTCTCCATGTATCTATTACTTTTTTCCATGAAGTCATATTCCAAATTTTTTCCTTATTTTCTTCACAATTGACTATTAACTTTTCTAAATTCTCAATGGCATATATTACTTTCTCACCCACGTCTTCAACTCTATTCACTTCTAGTAAATAAACATCTTTATTTTTAAATATTTCATATGGTAACCAGCTACCTGTTATTACTACATTCCCAGCATAAAGATACTCTTGCATAGACCCACTTAACTGATCCGTTGTTTGTACATGGATCATAATATCCGAAATTACTCTAAGCTTTGCTACATCTTCGTCACTTAAAAATTCATCTAGAATCATATACTTTAATCCAGATTCACAAAGTTTCTCACTTACCTTGTTAACTATATCCCCATCCCCATATGTCATAGGAAATAGGAAATAGCACCTATCCGGTAGTTTGTCTTTTATTCTTATTAATGACTCAATTAATAAAATATGATTTTGTGCAGGTGACGCATTATGCCCGCAAGTTATTATTATAGAATTTTGTGGACATTTTAGTTCTTTCTTAATCTTGTCCTTACCTTCTTTCATAAAACGCTTAATGTAATCTAATTGTATAAGTCCAAATCTACATACAGAAAGTTTTTGACTATATCTATTATTATAAAAGTTATCAAATTCTTTTAATGTATCTCCATTTCCAAAATTAATATTGTCTGCTACTTCTATTATTTTTTCTTGATACTTTTTGTCTTCACTTATTGTTCTATAAAAATCACTTCCCCAAACTGTTACAATTAGCTTAGTACATTTTTCCCTAATTTCATTAAATACTTGTCCATAAAATGGTGCTAAAAAATGAATATGAATAATATCATACACTTTAATGTCTCTAAGTATATCCTTCATTTCATTTAGACTTTTATAGATAAAAACTTCATTTAAACTGTCACTTATCTTATCCCTTCTATAATTCTCATCCATAGTTAATAAATCAAATTCAATATCAAGACTAGCCTTTAAATTTATTAAAAAATTTTTAGTATATACAGAAAAAAAGTGACATATTACTAAACATTTTTTTTTATTGTTCTTGTATATTATACTTTTAGAGCTTTGCATTTTTTCTTCTCCTATAGTCTCAGAACATTATGACTTAATATATTATATTTATCTAAAAATGAATTGTGCTTATTTTACTTATCTCTGCAATAAAAGAATCCTACTCTAAAGAAACTTTTAAAGTAGGATTTTTATAATATTAGCTATATTATTTTTTCTGCTCCATAGCAGCTACATTAGTCTCGGAATAGCGTTTATAATCTGAATTCCATTTTGCATACCTTATATCACTACGATGATCTACTAAGTTATAATTTTCTTTTAAGAACTCTCCTAAATTAGTAGTTACTTTATTTGCTCCCCAAATATTTAAATGCCCTTCATTATTCATATCTGTTTTAAAGTTAAAACCTATTTCCTCAAATTTATCGCAGTAATTTATAAACGTTATATTATTATCTTTCGCAATCTCTGACACCTTGTTAAACATCTTAGCTGGTTCCTTATTCCAATTATTACTCCCTGCAGTACTATCATAGTCATAAGGAGCATTTGTAAATATAAGCTTGAATCCTTCTTTCTTGGATAAATCTATAATTTTATATAAATATCTTTCTGTCTTTGGTGGAATAGTCCCTATTTCCTTAGTACATGTATACCCTTTTCTATTTTCACCATACATTTCATTACCAGCAGAAAATCCTTTGGCATAATAAGAACTTCCAATGTTAAAACTAAAATCTTGTTCATTTAGTTCTTTCCATCTATTGTGGTACTTAATCATCGGAAAAAGAAAGCTAGCCCACTGATCTTTAGGCGTGGTATTAATAATAGCTTCCATTTTATTTTGTGATAATCTCATACTATCTAGGACATACCTAACATATCCTTCACTTCCAAATTCATCAGTCGCTCCTAAGTAATACAAATCAACTACAACAATAGGATTTTTATGTTTCTTTAATACTTCTTTTAATAAATAATATGTAACATCTATTGGCTGGCCTCCAGTTCCATAATTGAAACTGCTTATTCCATACTTACTCCACAATATATTAGGATCAATACCCCCATTCATGTGGCTTGAACCTAGTAAAACAACATCATACTGATCATCAGTGTTTTCATACAATCCTTGAATCAACTTGCTCCTATGATCTATCTTAATAACAAATATAGAATTTAGAATAGAAATAACAATTGCTAATAAAATACAAAAAATTGAACCCTTTATAATTGCTTTTCTAATCATTAATATCCCTCCTAAAACTGGGAATAGATAAACTGTTGTGGATTATACCCTTCTCCATAAACTCCAAAAATTAATATAAAAATAATACAGCTAAAGTATACAGCCCACCTAAATACTGTATTTTGCTCTGCCAATTTAACTCTCAAGCTCCCTTTTGCTTGCATTACATTTATAATTAATACAATTGCTATACCAAGTATTGATATTAAGAAATCCTTTGAGTCTATGCCTAATTTACTGATAGAGTCAGCTGAAAGCATCCATGGATTAAAACAAATCATATTTCTAATCATAATTTTTGCTGCATTAAATGAACTTGCTCTAAAAAATATCCATGCAAAATTCACTAATGCAAATGTTACTAATACTTGAAGTAGTTTATAGCTAAACACCTCTGTTCGCACCTTGCATATGCTAGTGAGCTTGATTTTCATTGGTTTAAACATATCTCCTAATACTTGATAAGTTCCGTGAAGTGCACCCCAAATTATAAAATTTATGGCAGCACCATGCCATAATCCACTTAATAGAAAAACTATCATTATATTTATATATGTCCTTAACTTACCTCGTCTATTTCCCCCTAATGGTATATATAAATAATCCTTAAACCATGCACTTAATGAGACGTGCCATCTCCTCCAAAAATCTTTTATAGAGCGCGAAAAGTATGGTTGCTTGAAGTTGTTTTTTAATCTAAAACCCATTACTTCTGCTGCACCAATTGCTATATCTGAATAAGATGAAAAGTCGCAGTATATCTGAAAAGTGAAAAATACTGTAGCTATAATTGTTTGAAATCCTTTATAATTCGCAGGATTGTTATATACAGTGTTTACTAAAATAGCTAATCTATCTGCTACAAACAATTTTTGAAAGAACCCCCATAACATTAAGAGCAATCCATTTTTCACCCTATCATAGTCAAAATAATGGTTTTCATTAAATTGATTTAATAGATTTTTAGACTTCCCTATTGGTCCTGCAACTAATTGAGGAAAAAATGATACAAATAAAGCATATTTACCTAAACTTTTTTCAACTTTTACGTCTCCCCTGTAAACATCCATGGTATAACTTAGTGCTTGAAGAGTATAGAAGGATATACCTAATGGCAATAGAAAATCAAAGGTTGGAGTTACTATTGATATATTAAATATAGATAATACCCTTTTTATATTGAAGTTAAAAAAATTATAATATTTAAATAAAAATAACACTCCTAAATTGCTTATAAAGCTCGTAAAAACCCACATCTTTTTTATAGTTATGGATTTTTTTTCATCACACATTTTGTCTGCATTTTCTATTAATATTCCACTTAAATATGTAACTATTGTTGAAACCCCTAATAGTAATACATACTTAGGATTCCAACACATATAGAAATAATAACTAGTTATCAATAGCCATACCCATCTGATTTTTAAAGGTATTATAAAGTAAATAACAACAACAATAGGAAAAAATATCAGAAAACTTATTGAATTAAATATCAAAACAATATTCCTCCTTAAGTACTCGATTGTTTTCACATATCTAATATTCCTAATATGGTAATTTTTATACTAAATTCAAGTGATTTCATTTCTCTCCTCAAGTGTTTCTTTCTACTTATATATCTCACAAATCCTAAATATTTTACATATTATATTAGATGAGGGTTTTCCAAAATCTAATATTTTAATGGGAGATGTGATCAAAGTGGAAGACTGTGATAATTATAAGAACCCAATTATTTTGCCTAATCCGATAACACAAGTTGCTAGTATGGCCAACCCTTTATTTTTATCTCTTCAAGGCAAATACTTTGTAGGATATGCTGATAATATGAATTTTGAAAGTGAGAATATTGCATGGGCTGGCTTAATTAATCCACCTAACTCCGGAGTAAATCTTTTTGCTTTCGTTTGGACAGTTACAAATATTGGAGAAGCCCCACTAATAGCTCGAGTGTGGGCTAATGCTACTCCTCCTAGTACCCCAACAAAATCAGAATTAGTTACCCCTGCTAATACTGCAATTCGTCCATTACCTAAGCCCAGAATACTATTATTTCAAGGAAATAATGCAATGGGTGAACCTGAGGATGGAAAGAATATATATGTAAAAGAGGTTAACCCTGAGGTTACAATTGCAAGTGATGAAAATGGCAGATTGATATTCCCTCCTGGCGGATCATTAATAGTTACCATTTCCTATCCAAAAGGAACAATCGGTACTGGAATGGGGCGTGTTGCCTTTGGATGGAGTGAAGAAAAAATAAATGATAATAGGAGGTGCCAATAGAATGGACATCTGTAATAAGTTTCAAAATTCAATTGTTTTACCTAATCCTATAACTCAAGTGGCAAGCATGCCCTACGACTTATATCAATCAATTCAAGGGAACTTTTTCTTAGGTTCTACAGATGAATTGCATTTTGGAAATGGAACTAGTGCATGGGCTGGTTTATTTAATCCTTTTAATTCTAACGTAAATTTATTCGTTTATTCTTGGGAAGTAGCCAACACTGGAGATTCTCCAATAAGGGCTCAAATATGGTTTAATAGTTACCCAACAGGTCAGCCGATGCATGTTTTAACTGTCACTCCTGGCAATACAGCTCTATGTCCACTTCCAAAACCAAGGGTAAAGTTTCTTCAAGCTACTAACGTAACTAGTGAACCTGAGGATGGTGTCAAAGCCTTTGTTAGAAGAGCTCCTGCAAATACAACAGTTGGTGATGTAGAGTTTGGAAAATTTATATTTTCTCCTGGTGGATCTTTCTTAATTGAATTATCTGATCCTGAAGCACCTAATGAACCTGCCAAAGCAATTGTTTCCTATACCTGGTTTGAAGAAAAAATTAACTGCTAATTTAAATGAAGATGGGAGGATGTTCGCTCATTCTTATAAATGAGAAGCATCCTTTTTTTACTATGTTGTCTTTTAGAACAGATAATCCCCTCTTTGACACCTCTTATTCACAAATAGTAAAATTGTATTATAGAGCATTTGTAGTTTTTCCAATTCTCATATTGAATTGGAGGTAGATTATAAAAAGTGAATTAGAAAAAATGATTTCTTGATGTTACCAAATATCTGCATTTTATTATCCTAATTAATGTTTAATTATTTTCTAATAATATTTTAATCTTTATGTAAGATAATAATTGAGAAGAACTGACTTATATATATTTAAAGCGCATAATTAAGGATGTGATACTTTGCACACTGTATTAGAATTAATTAACCAATATGGATATATAATTTTATTTTTTGCTTTAATTTTAGAATTAATTGCTTTTCCTTTGCCTGGAGAACTTATAATGACCTATTGTGGATTTCTTATCTACGACTCTAGAATGAACTGGCTTTTAAGCATATTGGTAGCATCTTCTGGCGCAGCTTTAGGAATAACAATTTCATACTTTGCTGGAACTAAACTTGGGATTAGTTTTTTTAAAAAATATGGTTCCTATATTCATCTTGGGCCTGAAAGACTAGAAAAAACCTCATCATGGTTTAATTCCTATGGGAATAGATTATTGATTTTTGCTTACTTTATTCCTGGAGTTAGGCATATAACTGGCTACTTTTCAGGAATAACACAAATATCTTATAAAAAATTTTCTATTAATGCGTATCTTGGAGCACTAATATGGGCATCTACTTTTATTTCCTTAGGTAAATTTCTAGGTCCTAATTGGGATAAGTTCCATGGCTATATATCAAGATATCTACTCATAGGCAGCTTAGTTATACTAATTATTTTAGTTATTATTTATTCTTATAAGAATCATAAAAATCAAATAATAGAATTCACCTATAAGTATCTAACTAAAGCTTTGACTACATTTCATTCTCTAGGAAGAATAAAGGTTACTATAGTCTTTATCTCTGCAGCTTTTTTAGGTTTTTTTGCTCTTTT
This sequence is a window from Clostridium sp. 'White wine YQ'. Protein-coding genes within it:
- a CDS encoding sugar phosphate nucleotidyltransferase translates to MRAIIMAGGRGERLKPYTTVIPKPLMPIGDIAILEFVILKLKKAGFDRITITLGYLGNLIEAYVGNGSRFGIPIDFIYEEKPLSTIGPLAFIEDLNETFIVMNGDILTDIDFNKLIGFHRKRRAKATIATNKRFSKIDFGVLSFNRDRLITGFIEKPEYNYDVSMGIYVFEPEVLEYVKKGIPYGLDSLVLDMIQNSDRIYSFEFDGYWLDIGRPDDYEKAIEMFTKIGKDSIQ
- a CDS encoding glycosyltransferase — protein: MQSSKSIIYKNNKKKCLVICHFFSVYTKNFLINLKASLDIEFDLLTMDENYRRDKISDSLNEVFIYKSLNEMKDILRDIKVYDIIHIHFLAPFYGQVFNEIREKCTKLIVTVWGSDFYRTISEDKKYQEKIIEVADNINFGNGDTLKEFDNFYNNRYSQKLSVCRFGLIQLDYIKRFMKEGKDKIKKELKCPQNSIIITCGHNASPAQNHILLIESLIRIKDKLPDRCYFLFPMTYGDGDIVNKVSEKLCESGLKYMILDEFLSDEDVAKLRVISDIMIHVQTTDQLSGSMQEYLYAGNVVITGSWLPYEIFKNKDVYLLEVNRVEDVGEKVIYAIENLEKLIVNCEENKEKIWNMTSWKKVIDTWRNVYKE
- a CDS encoding MBOAT family O-acyltransferase, which translates into the protein MIFNSISFLIFFPIVVVIYFIIPLKIRWVWLLITSYYFYMCWNPKYVLLLGVSTIVTYLSGILIENADKMCDEKKSITIKKMWVFTSFISNLGVLFLFKYYNFFNFNIKRVLSIFNISIVTPTFDFLLPLGISFYTLQALSYTMDVYRGDVKVEKSLGKYALFVSFFPQLVAGPIGKSKNLLNQFNENHYFDYDRVKNGLLLMLWGFFQKLFVADRLAILVNTVYNNPANYKGFQTIIATVFFTFQIYCDFSSYSDIAIGAAEVMGFRLKNNFKQPYFSRSIKDFWRRWHVSLSAWFKDYLYIPLGGNRRGKLRTYINIMIVFLLSGLWHGAAINFIIWGALHGTYQVLGDMFKPMKIKLTSICKVRTEVFSYKLLQVLVTFALVNFAWIFFRASSFNAAKIMIRNMICFNPWMLSADSISKLGIDSKDFLISILGIAIVLIINVMQAKGSLRVKLAEQNTVFRWAVYFSCIIFILIFGVYGEGYNPQQFIYSQF
- a CDS encoding DUF6143 family protein, which codes for MEDCDNYKNPIILPNPITQVASMANPLFLSLQGKYFVGYADNMNFESENIAWAGLINPPNSGVNLFAFVWTVTNIGEAPLIARVWANATPPSTPTKSELVTPANTAIRPLPKPRILLFQGNNAMGEPEDGKNIYVKEVNPEVTIASDENGRLIFPPGGSLIVTISYPKGTIGTGMGRVAFGWSEEKINDNRRCQ
- a CDS encoding DUF6143 family protein, coding for MDICNKFQNSIVLPNPITQVASMPYDLYQSIQGNFFLGSTDELHFGNGTSAWAGLFNPFNSNVNLFVYSWEVANTGDSPIRAQIWFNSYPTGQPMHVLTVTPGNTALCPLPKPRVKFLQATNVTSEPEDGVKAFVRRAPANTTVGDVEFGKFIFSPGGSFLIELSDPEAPNEPAKAIVSYTWFEEKINC
- a CDS encoding VTT domain-containing protein — translated: MHTVLELINQYGYIILFFALILELIAFPLPGELIMTYCGFLIYDSRMNWLLSILVASSGAALGITISYFAGTKLGISFFKKYGSYIHLGPERLEKTSSWFNSYGNRLLIFAYFIPGVRHITGYFSGITQISYKKFSINAYLGALIWASTFISLGKFLGPNWDKFHGYISRYLLIGSLVILIILVIIYSYKNHKNQIIEFTYKYLTKALTTFHSLGRIKVTIVFISAAFLGFFALLIGLIQDYLANELEQFDRITSYLVSVIFDENWSFLLDLISNLTSFKVLIPLMIFMLIFITRKGVDPFLEIRFLTIVVLGGEAYQFILRYIFKRISPSPNLLGTIQYSFPSKESLMAIITYSFVTFILIRHSKKTWINTVLVLITISICILSGLNPLFFHTEYPSDVYAGYIFGGVWLTLNIILLEIYRIMPKVQP